The window GAAATGACATGTTATATAAGAAAAGCATTAACTTCCTTTAAACATTGTTTTGACTATATTCATAGTAAAATTTTCAAGTGACAAAATTATCCTTAAAGAAAGTATTTCTAGTTTTTTTGTCCAATACAGGATAAAATTGTAAATGGAAGTTCACTTTGAAAAGAAACTGTAATATTTCTCCCCCTTTTTTTACATGAATTGAATGATATAATGGGTTTGTGTTACAACACACATTGGTTTTTTTGTCAGATAAACAAGAATACTGTCAACAAGATCAGTCAACAAATTGTACAGTCGACAAAAACTAGTAAGGTGATTAAATAAATGATAGAAATGCAGAGTGTTTATAAAAAGTATCCAAACGGCGTTACTGCTGTTAATGGCATAGATATTCGTATTGGCGCGGGTGAATTCGTTTATGTTGTGGGACCGAGCGGTGCTGGTAAATCGACATTTATAAAAATGATGTATCGCGAGGAAGTGCCCACATCAGGAACGATCCTAATAAATGGAATTAATATTGCGAAACTGAAGCAGAAAAAGGTTCCTATCTTCCGCCGCAACCTCGGTGTTGTCTTTCAGGACTATAAGCTGCTGCCAATGAAGACAGTTTATGAAAATGTCTCATTCGCTCTAGAAGTTATTGAGGAACAGCCGAAGGTCATTAAGAAGCGGGTTATGGAAGTGCTTGATCTTGTGGGCTTAAAGCATAAGGCTAGAATGCTGCCAACCGAGCTTTCCGGCGGTGAGCAGCAAAGGGTCTCAATCGCCCGTTCCATTGTCAACTCACCTAAAGTTGTTATTGCGGATGAGCCTACTGGCAACCTCGATCCTGAAACATCCTGGGAGATTATGAGGATATTTGATGAGATCAACACAAGGGGAACCACGATTGTCATGGCAACCCACAACAGAGAAATCGTGAACACTATCAAGCATCGCGTCATTGCGATTGAGGATGGCAGGATTGTTCGCGACGAGCAAAGAGGTGACTACGGTTATGAAAGTTAGAACCATTGGCCGCCACGCTCGCGAAAGTATGAAAAGCATTGGCCGGAACGGCTGGATGACATTTGCATCCGTTGGTGCCGTCACTGTTACACTCATTCTTGTCGGTGTCTTTTTCGTTATTATGATGAATCTCAACAAGGTTGCTACAACCATAGAAGAGGACGTGGAAATCCGCGTTCACATCGATATCACTGCTAATGAGAAACAGCAGCAGGTGTTAAAGGAGCAAATAGATTCCATCCCGGAAGTTGAGGAAATTGTGTACTCATCAAAAGAAGAAGAACTTGATATTCTCATTAACAATCTCGGTGAATCTTACAAGCTATTTGAGCAGGACAATCCTTTAAGTGATGTATTTATCGTAAAAACGAAAAACCCCGAAGATACAATGAAGGCTGCAGGCAAAATCGATGCTCTGGAATTTACGGATAAAGTCCAGTATGGCCAGGAAAGCGTTGAAAGGCTGTTTAGTTTCATCGGTGCCAGCCGGAACGTAGGGCTTGCCTTAATTGCTGGATTGCTTTTTACTGCAGTATTTTTAATCTCTAACACAATTAAAATTACAATTATTGCCCGCCGCAGAGAAATTCAGATTATGAGATTGGTGGGTGCAACTAATGCGTTTATCCGCTGGCCTTTCTTCCTGGAAGGGCTGTGGCTCGGAGTTCTTGGCTCGGTTGTGCCGATTGTCTTACTATCTATCGCCTATTACCAGGCATATGAGTTTATCTCGCCGCTTCTTGATGGACATTTTATTCAAATCCTTCCGTTTGACCCATTCATGTATCAGGTATCCGGGCTTCTCATCCTGATGGGGGCATTAATCGGTGTATGGGGAAGCTTGATGTCAGTCCGCAAGTTTTTAAAAGGGTAACGAGTTGTCACATAGTTATTTGAGTCTAAAAGTCGTTGGTTGAAGCGAGTATCATGAGCGAAAAAACAATTATTTCATAACGGATGAATCTAAGAACGATTTACCTGTACATGGGTTACA is drawn from Bacillus sp. FJAT-18017 and contains these coding sequences:
- the ftsE gene encoding cell division ATP-binding protein FtsE → MIEMQSVYKKYPNGVTAVNGIDIRIGAGEFVYVVGPSGAGKSTFIKMMYREEVPTSGTILINGINIAKLKQKKVPIFRRNLGVVFQDYKLLPMKTVYENVSFALEVIEEQPKVIKKRVMEVLDLVGLKHKARMLPTELSGGEQQRVSIARSIVNSPKVVIADEPTGNLDPETSWEIMRIFDEINTRGTTIVMATHNREIVNTIKHRVIAIEDGRIVRDEQRGDYGYES
- the ftsX gene encoding permease-like cell division protein FtsX, producing MKVRTIGRHARESMKSIGRNGWMTFASVGAVTVTLILVGVFFVIMMNLNKVATTIEEDVEIRVHIDITANEKQQQVLKEQIDSIPEVEEIVYSSKEEELDILINNLGESYKLFEQDNPLSDVFIVKTKNPEDTMKAAGKIDALEFTDKVQYGQESVERLFSFIGASRNVGLALIAGLLFTAVFLISNTIKITIIARRREIQIMRLVGATNAFIRWPFFLEGLWLGVLGSVVPIVLLSIAYYQAYEFISPLLDGHFIQILPFDPFMYQVSGLLILMGALIGVWGSLMSVRKFLKG